From a region of the Arachis ipaensis cultivar K30076 chromosome B09, Araip1.1, whole genome shotgun sequence genome:
- the LOC107616710 gene encoding uncharacterized protein LOC107616710, translating to MAATMSNFSSQSTSQRSLAMMLALVSAVVLSPLYANSKSDTRSYHESRWSSSFVLPMVLAGLIIAIRTASLPSTSSSSSPRSSLLSSPDPSWVLRIGSSSWGLAAVLLMLLLVLYWQASVQEFFWR from the coding sequence ATGGCTGCTACCATGTCTAATTTCTCAAGCCAGAGCACCTCCCAAAGATCACTGGCCATGATGTTGGCTCTAGTCTCAGCAGTGGTGTTATCTCCTTTGTATGCCAACTCGAAGAGCGATACGAGGAGCTACCATGAATCAAGATGGAGCTCTAGTTTTGTTCTCCCTATGGTTCTTGCTGGACTCATAATTGCCATCAGAACAGCGTCTTTGCCTTCAACCTCGTCCTCGTCGTCTCCGAGATCCTCACTGCTGTCTTCTCCTGACCCTTCATGGGTGCTCAGAATCGGAAGCTCTTCTTGGGGACTTGCGGCGGTTTTGCTTATGCTTTTGCTTGTTCTCTATTGGCAAGCATCAGTTCAAGAATTCTTTTGGAGATAA